From Scytonema millei VB511283:
TGGGAAACACGGTACTGGAGCCGTCTACCTTGACTGTCCCAGATAAATTAGAGCCAGTAGTCGTATTTGCTGCTGGACTTGCACCTTCCCCCTGAGGAGAGGCAGGTGCGTTACTTGCAGTCTGGTTGCCACCGCCACAAGCAGTTACTCCCAAGACTAAAACCACAGCCGAAGCAAGGGATGCTACACGAATATTGCGAGAAAGCATACTAGTTGTTATTTCTGGAATCTTTGCACGGATACTCCTAGAGGAGTATAGAGCTTTACTGTAAATATGCTAATACCTGCCAGTTAAGCGAAGGTTAATGGTAACTATAAATATTCCTTTGGGTAGATTATCACCTTTTGTTAGTGCTGAGAAACCAGGTTTGTATCCGAGTTTGTCACTTCTAAATTTGTATCAAATATCGCCATTATCATACCATCGATCGCATGTTGGAACTGCGGAGCGCTGCAATGATGGGAAAGGATAATTGAGATGACAGCTTAATACAACTTTGAGTTCCCCCGATCGCCTAGATGGACGTGATAATATAGCCAGTGCAACGCCAGAAGAATTGCGATCGCGCTGCATTCAGACAAAAGCGTCAACTCACTCTCTATTATTTACTTTTATCGCTAGTGGCTGTTCCTAACCAATTTCTTTGGTCTCTGATTGGTTTACTTCTTACCATTGGTGGCACTTTTGTAGAAGCATACATTACTAGTGCGCCAATAAGTTGGCACGAACGCGGGATACAGACAATCTCTTTAGGTGTCACCTGTCAAATTGGTGCTGTGCTACTCGTGGGTTGTTTGGGTGGCAAAAGTGCAGCAGCATTATCCCAAATTGCTTATTTGTTGCTCGGCTTGGTTTGGTTGCCAATATTTGCTCAAGGTGGCGGTTTTGGCTATTGGCGAGAACTCAATTTTGGATACATACTGGGTTTTATTCCTGGGGCTTGGGTTTGTGGCTCACTGGCGTTTCGGCAAGATGACATGAAACTAGAGAGTCTTGCTGGTAGTTGTCTAGGTGGTTTGTTGATAATTCACCTCTGCGGTTTAGCGTATTTGCTGCCCAGCCAAGTTTTTCACTGGGCAAGCACGCAAGCTCAATCTATAATTCAACCTATACTTCAGTATTCTTTGTATCCTCTCCCAGGACAACTAGCCGTAGTCTGTGCTGTTGCTGTGATTGCTTATGGCTGGAGACTGATAATGTTTTATTAGTCATTTGTCAGTGACTAGTGACTGGTGACTAGTGACTAGACTGGAACAAGAGTCTAGCCACCAACCTCTAGCCGCTAGTCACTTATCAATTACCAATGACTAAATCATGAAAAATCGCCGTTTCTGGATGGCAGCGATCGCCAGTTTTATCTTAGACCAGCTAACTAAATTCTGGGTGGTGCAAAATTTTGACTTGGGCGAAACTTATCCAATTTGGTCTAACGTGTTTCATTTCACCTATGTGACCAACACTGGTGCTGCCTTCAGTTTGTTTGCTGGCGAAGTGGGGTGGTTGCGCTGGCTATCTCTGATAGTGAGTTTGCTGTTAATTGCATGGGCTTATTTTGGTCCGCCCATGAAACCTTTGGAACAATGGGGCTATGGTTTCATTTTGGGAGGAGCGTTAGGTAACGGGATCGATCGCTTTTTTGCGGGTTATGTGGTCGATTTCTTAGATTTTCGGTTAATTGGATTTCCTGTTTTTAACCTGGCAGATGTGTCGATCAATTTGGGCATTGTCTGCATCCTAATTGCAAGTTTGCCAAGAGTCTCTACTCTT
This genomic window contains:
- the lspA gene encoding signal peptidase II translates to MKNRRFWMAAIASFILDQLTKFWVVQNFDLGETYPIWSNVFHFTYVTNTGAAFSLFAGEVGWLRWLSLIVSLLLIAWAYFGPPMKPLEQWGYGFILGGALGNGIDRFFAGYVVDFLDFRLIGFPVFNLADVSINLGIVCILIASLPRVSTLKRLR
- a CDS encoding biotin transporter BioY, translated to MAVPNQFLWSLIGLLLTIGGTFVEAYITSAPISWHERGIQTISLGVTCQIGAVLLVGCLGGKSAAALSQIAYLLLGLVWLPIFAQGGGFGYWRELNFGYILGFIPGAWVCGSLAFRQDDMKLESLAGSCLGGLLIIHLCGLAYLLPSQVFHWASTQAQSIIQPILQYSLYPLPGQLAVVCAVAVIAYGWRLIMFY